A single window of Butyricicoccus intestinisimiae DNA harbors:
- a CDS encoding response regulator transcription factor, producing the protein MHILVVEDEKALCDTIVRSLKRLAYSVDACYDGQQAVELLSIERFDLVVLDLNLPGEDGMTVLKTLRKTDRETKVLILSARCEVSDKVAGLDAGANDYLTKPFHLDELAARIRSLTLRRFTQNDVVLTCSELSFDAKTRKASVCGEPLSLTRKETGILEYLMLNQGRPISQEELLEHVWDSSVDNFSNSIRVHISALRKKLRTALGYDPIHNRIGEGYVMEEKQ; encoded by the coding sequence ATGCATATTTTAGTGGTTGAAGATGAAAAAGCCCTGTGCGATACAATTGTGCGCAGTCTCAAACGCCTCGCTTACAGTGTGGATGCGTGCTATGATGGACAACAGGCAGTGGAACTGCTCTCGATAGAGCGTTTTGATCTTGTTGTGCTGGATCTCAATCTTCCCGGTGAGGACGGCATGACGGTCTTGAAAACATTGAGAAAAACCGATCGGGAAACCAAAGTTCTGATTTTATCCGCTCGCTGTGAGGTTTCCGATAAAGTAGCCGGTTTGGATGCGGGCGCAAATGATTATTTGACAAAGCCGTTTCATCTGGACGAGCTTGCGGCACGAATACGCAGCCTGACGCTCAGACGTTTTACGCAAAACGATGTTGTTTTGACTTGTTCGGAGCTTTCTTTCGATGCAAAAACACGAAAGGCTTCTGTTTGCGGAGAGCCGTTGTCTCTGACTCGCAAGGAAACGGGAATCTTGGAGTACCTCATGCTCAATCAGGGACGCCCCATCAGTCAGGAAGAACTTCTCGAACATGTTTGGGACAGCAGCGTGGACAATTTTAGCAATTCTATCCGCGTGCACATTTCCGCCCTTAGAAAAAAACTGCGCACTGCCTTGGGATATGACCCGATACACAATCGCATCGGCGAGGGGTATGTCATGGAGGAAAAGCAATGA
- a CDS encoding CD1871A family CXXC motif-containing protein has protein sequence MRGEVDTVFSKAVRLCLECVGIG, from the coding sequence ATGCGCGGCGAGGTAGATACAGTATTCAGCAAAGCCGTGCGGTTGTGTTTGGAGTGTGTTGGAATTGGATAA
- a CDS encoding 4Fe-4S binding protein: MDNRKPTFSQRFSRVRGWIQAGATLLTNIHLPNFFRGGIYQGKGKSVCVPGLNCYSCPAASGACPIGSFQAVVGSSKFGFSYYITGFLILLGVLLGRFICGFLCPFGWLQELLHKIPSKKLSTKKLKPLTYLKYIILLLAVVLLPTLAVNDVGMGDPFFCKYICPQGVLEGAIPLSLVNEGIRAALGTLFIQKLFILIAVVALSILFYRPFCKWICPLGAFYALLNKISLLEIKMDEQKCVSCGKCAASCKMDVDVRKTPNHAECIRCGKCITACPAEALCFHYGFGSSHKKKEQQTNEINMEEQR, translated from the coding sequence TTGGATAACAGAAAACCGACTTTCTCACAGCGTTTCAGCCGCGTGCGCGGTTGGATTCAGGCAGGAGCAACGCTGCTCACCAATATACACCTGCCAAACTTCTTTCGAGGCGGCATATATCAAGGCAAAGGAAAATCGGTGTGTGTCCCCGGCTTAAACTGTTATTCCTGTCCGGCAGCATCGGGTGCGTGCCCCATTGGTTCTTTTCAGGCAGTAGTCGGCTCGTCAAAATTCGGGTTTTCTTATTATATAACCGGATTTTTGATTTTGCTTGGCGTACTGCTGGGACGCTTCATCTGTGGATTTCTATGTCCGTTCGGATGGCTGCAGGAGCTGCTGCATAAAATCCCAAGCAAAAAATTGTCTACAAAAAAGCTAAAGCCGCTCACGTATTTGAAATACATCATCTTGCTGCTGGCTGTGGTTTTACTGCCTACGCTTGCAGTCAACGATGTAGGCATGGGCGATCCGTTTTTTTGCAAATACATATGTCCGCAGGGTGTGCTGGAGGGTGCAATTCCGCTGTCCCTTGTGAATGAAGGAATACGCGCGGCATTGGGAACGCTGTTTATCCAAAAACTTTTTATTTTAATTGCGGTAGTCGCGTTGAGCATCTTGTTTTACCGTCCGTTTTGCAAATGGATTTGTCCGCTCGGCGCGTTTTATGCCTTGCTGAACAAGATTTCCTTGCTCGAAATAAAAATGGACGAACAAAAGTGTGTTTCCTGCGGAAAATGTGCGGCATCGTGCAAGATGGATGTGGATGTCAGAAAGACACCAAACCACGCCGAATGCATCCGCTGCGGCAAGTGTATCACTGCATGTCCCGCCGAAGCACTATGCTTTCATTACGGCTTCGGCTCATCACACAAGAAGAAAGAACAACAAACCAACGAGATAAACATGGAGGAACAACGATGA
- a CDS encoding TlpA family protein disulfide reductase, with amino-acid sequence MKRWKILTVLMTFVLAFSLTACSANKDSKDAADTSDITSLTSTEPSNLDEATKLHQKLMQKETDILSNNTELWEKVFLAANKNTTMIEDGTNYGDFLLSTIEGAKDQFSAEELQTLKTGAEQIKEIEGKLTILEQKYPDCGSKPGDGESVDAESAGMTKENSELTKFPSFTGKDLDGNDVKSSDLFSKNDVTVVNFWFTTCKPCVEELKDLEALNTELAKKGGTVVGINTFTLDGDKAAISEAKDILSKKGVSYRNVWFDSKSDAGTFTSGLYSYPTTYVVDKNGNIIGQPIVGAITSSDQAQKLHELIEQAIASSNG; translated from the coding sequence ATGAAACGATGGAAAATACTCACTGTACTGATGACCTTTGTGCTGGCGTTCAGCCTCACGGCGTGTTCGGCAAACAAAGACAGCAAAGACGCAGCCGATACTTCCGACATTACTTCGCTGACATCGACGGAGCCGAGCAATTTGGATGAAGCGACCAAACTGCATCAAAAGCTGATGCAAAAAGAGACCGATATTCTCTCAAACAATACAGAACTTTGGGAAAAAGTGTTTTTGGCAGCGAACAAGAACACCACGATGATTGAGGACGGTACCAACTATGGAGATTTTCTTCTCAGCACGATAGAAGGCGCCAAGGATCAATTTTCCGCAGAGGAGCTGCAAACACTAAAAACCGGCGCTGAGCAGATCAAAGAAATTGAAGGAAAGCTGACCATTCTGGAGCAAAAGTATCCCGACTGCGGCAGCAAGCCCGGAGATGGCGAGAGCGTTGATGCAGAAAGCGCAGGCATGACGAAGGAAAACAGCGAGCTGACGAAATTCCCGAGCTTTACCGGCAAGGATTTGGATGGCAATGATGTAAAAAGCAGCGATCTTTTCTCCAAAAACGATGTAACCGTCGTAAATTTCTGGTTTACTACCTGTAAGCCGTGTGTAGAGGAGCTGAAGGATTTGGAAGCCCTGAACACGGAGCTTGCAAAAAAAGGCGGTACTGTCGTAGGCATCAATACCTTTACGCTGGACGGAGATAAGGCTGCTATCTCTGAAGCAAAGGATATTCTGTCAAAAAAGGGCGTATCGTATCGCAATGTATGGTTTGACTCCAAGAGCGATGCCGGAACATTTACTTCCGGTCTGTATTCGTACCCGACCACGTATGTGGTTGACAAAAACGGCAACATCATTGGTCAGCCGATTGTTGGCGCAATCACATCCTCGGATCAGGCACAAAAGCTGCATGAGCTCATTGAGCAGGCGATTGCAAGCAGCAACGGATAA